One genomic region from Anthonomus grandis grandis chromosome 1, icAntGran1.3, whole genome shotgun sequence encodes:
- the LOC126735339 gene encoding 3-hydroxyacyl-CoA dehydrogenase type-2, producing the protein MLKGAVSLVTGGGSGLGKATVERLVSQGAKVVLCDLPNSKGAEVAKALGDDKTLFVPVNITSENDVQNALNVTKEKFGKLNHVVNCAGIGVAFKTYNFKKKQPHLLEDFSKVIQVNTIGTFNVIRLSVGLIGENEPDSNGERGVVINTASIAAYEGQMGQAAYAASKGAVVGMTLPIARDLASEGIRVVTIAPGLFKTPLLANLPEKVIAFLERSVPFPSRLGHPEEYAQLVEAIIQNPMLNGETIRLDGGLRMT; encoded by the exons ATGCTTAAG GGAGCCGTAAGTTTAGTGACGGGCGGAGGTTCCGGACTAGGAAAAGCAACTGTGGAGCGCCTAGTGTCGCAAGGTGCCAAAGTAGTACTTTGTGATCTACCGAACTCCAAAGGGGCAGAAGTAGCAAAAGCCCTCGGTGACGATAAAACGCTGTTCGTGCCAGTCAAC ATTACTAGCGAAAATGACGTGCAGAACGCCTTAAACGTTACCAAAGAAAAGTTTGGAAAACTGAACCATGTGGTGAACTGTGCCGGAATAGGGGTGGCCTTCAAGacttataattttaagaagaagCAGCCGCATTTACTTGAAGATTTTTCCAAAGTTATTCAGGTCAATACGATTGGAACGTTTAACGTGATAAGACTTTCCGTTGGACTGATAGGAGAGAACGAGCCAGATTCTAATGGAGAACGCGGGGTGGTTATCAACACGGCCAGTATAGCAGCTTACGAGGGTCAAATGGGACAGGCAGCCTACGCGGCTAGCAAGGGGGCTGTCGTAGGAATGACCCTACCCATAGCTAGAGATCTTGCCAGCGAAGGGATTAGGGTAGTCACTATTGCTCCGG GTTTATTTAAGACACCATTGTTGGCTAATTTACCGGAAAAAGTGATCGCTTTCTTGGAGAGATCTGTGCCGTTTCCGTCGAGATTGGGACATCCGGAGGAATACGCGCAGCTGGTGGAGGCCATCATTCAAAATCCCATGCTGAATGGGGAGACTATCCGGTTGGATGGGGGTCTAAGGATGACATAG
- the LOC126735311 gene encoding uncharacterized protein LOC126735311 isoform X1: MYMSRLRNYGNLQVLNKMALVSYDYGSDSEGNITDEEDEVTTSQVILAPKSTEPEPVISSTTSSIFSQLPQAKSHEPEGKLEEENDKLEDFIPTVKTIKEKKKIQIAIPSLSEFADLDDNEPVKKKAKPSAKGSGLLGILPPIQSAPKLTNTMFIPNSLTKKTKPTPKPIKSRPVNTVKKTHTGSDSDTDTEDVPVPETFDDEMWQKVCGRSANKPKNRPKQTVQLDVTPKAEQETYTSAPSTHEPYDGLDNEAFKELVGKTKRPIGNIKLIDINEDEILPDRDLWMTKSLTDPDLAPKPSEDDDQMDPTKKRKHHITYLAQKAKANEQELKAAWATSKNNRMMSRAKYGF, encoded by the exons ATGTATATGAGTCGGCTGAGAAATTACGGAAATCTacaa GTATTAAACAAAATGGCCTTAGTATCTTATGACTATGGAAGTGACAGTGAAGGCAACATAACAGACGAAGAAGATGAGGTTACTACCTCACAAGTGATTTTGGCTCCAAAATCAACTGAACCTGAGCCT GTAATATCATCTACTACCAGTAGTATTTTTTCTCAACTACCCCAAGCAAAATCTCATGAACCAGAAGGAAAattagaagaagaaaatgataAATTGGAAGATTTCATTCCTACCgttaaaacaataaaagagaaaaagaaaatccaGATTGCAATTCCGTCTTTGTCAGAATTTGCTGATTTGGATGACAATGAACCTGTTAAGAAAAAGGCGAAACCCTCAGCAAAGGGTAGTGGGTTACTTG GTATATTGCCGCCGATACAGTCAGCTCCGAAATTGACAAACACCATGTTCATACCGAACAGTTTGACAAAGAAAACGAAACCCACACCCAAAC CCATAAAATCTCGGCCCGTAAATACTGTTAAAAAGACGCATACAGGTAGTGATAGCGATACGGACACTGAAGATGTCCCAGTGCCAGAAACTTTCGATGATGAAATGTGGCAAAAGGTGTGCGGCAGGTCTGCAAATAAGCCCAAAAACCGTCCAAAACAAACTGTTCAGTTGGACGTGACCCCTAAAGCAGAACAAG AAACTTATACAAGTGCTCCGTCAACCCATGAACCTTATGATGGCTTGGACAATGAAGCTTTTAAGGAATTAGTAGGGAAAACTAAGAGACCCATAGGAAATATTAAGCTCATTGATATAAACGAAGATGAAATATTGCCAGATAGAGATCTATGGATGACCAAGTCTTTAACAG ATCCTGATTTGGCTCCAAAACCGTCGGAGGACGACGACCAAATGGACccaactaagaaacgaaaacacCACATTACGTACCTGGCCCAGAAAGCCAAAGCGAACGAGCAAGAACTGAAAGCGGCATGGGCAACTAGCAAGAATAACCGAATGATGAGCAGAGCAAAATACGGTTTTTAA
- the LOC126735311 gene encoding uncharacterized protein LOC126735311 isoform X2 → MALVSYDYGSDSEGNITDEEDEVTTSQVILAPKSTEPEPVISSTTSSIFSQLPQAKSHEPEGKLEEENDKLEDFIPTVKTIKEKKKIQIAIPSLSEFADLDDNEPVKKKAKPSAKGSGLLGILPPIQSAPKLTNTMFIPNSLTKKTKPTPKPIKSRPVNTVKKTHTGSDSDTDTEDVPVPETFDDEMWQKVCGRSANKPKNRPKQTVQLDVTPKAEQETYTSAPSTHEPYDGLDNEAFKELVGKTKRPIGNIKLIDINEDEILPDRDLWMTKSLTDPDLAPKPSEDDDQMDPTKKRKHHITYLAQKAKANEQELKAAWATSKNNRMMSRAKYGF, encoded by the exons ATGGCCTTAGTATCTTATGACTATGGAAGTGACAGTGAAGGCAACATAACAGACGAAGAAGATGAGGTTACTACCTCACAAGTGATTTTGGCTCCAAAATCAACTGAACCTGAGCCT GTAATATCATCTACTACCAGTAGTATTTTTTCTCAACTACCCCAAGCAAAATCTCATGAACCAGAAGGAAAattagaagaagaaaatgataAATTGGAAGATTTCATTCCTACCgttaaaacaataaaagagaaaaagaaaatccaGATTGCAATTCCGTCTTTGTCAGAATTTGCTGATTTGGATGACAATGAACCTGTTAAGAAAAAGGCGAAACCCTCAGCAAAGGGTAGTGGGTTACTTG GTATATTGCCGCCGATACAGTCAGCTCCGAAATTGACAAACACCATGTTCATACCGAACAGTTTGACAAAGAAAACGAAACCCACACCCAAAC CCATAAAATCTCGGCCCGTAAATACTGTTAAAAAGACGCATACAGGTAGTGATAGCGATACGGACACTGAAGATGTCCCAGTGCCAGAAACTTTCGATGATGAAATGTGGCAAAAGGTGTGCGGCAGGTCTGCAAATAAGCCCAAAAACCGTCCAAAACAAACTGTTCAGTTGGACGTGACCCCTAAAGCAGAACAAG AAACTTATACAAGTGCTCCGTCAACCCATGAACCTTATGATGGCTTGGACAATGAAGCTTTTAAGGAATTAGTAGGGAAAACTAAGAGACCCATAGGAAATATTAAGCTCATTGATATAAACGAAGATGAAATATTGCCAGATAGAGATCTATGGATGACCAAGTCTTTAACAG ATCCTGATTTGGCTCCAAAACCGTCGGAGGACGACGACCAAATGGACccaactaagaaacgaaaacacCACATTACGTACCTGGCCCAGAAAGCCAAAGCGAACGAGCAAGAACTGAAAGCGGCATGGGCAACTAGCAAGAATAACCGAATGATGAGCAGAGCAAAATACGGTTTTTAA